One window of the Trifolium pratense cultivar HEN17-A07 linkage group LG2, ARS_RC_1.1, whole genome shotgun sequence genome contains the following:
- the LOC123910930 gene encoding uncharacterized protein DDB_G0275933 — MSYVQQARENHVKKKVEEALRSKMKVKALKECDEYTKKYAECALGRTLSVVWKCRGQAKVLNNCLHQFTNDSVLEEMKKEYNLKEAGEGTVRL; from the exons ATGAGTTACGTTCAACAAGCACGCGAGAATCACGTCAAGAAGAAAGTCGAAGAAG CTTTACGTAGTAAAATGAAGGTGAAAGCACTTAAAGAGTGTGATGAGTATACAAAGAAATATGCTGAATGTGCTTTAGGGAGAACACTTTCTGTTGTTTGGAAGTGTCGTGGACAAGCTAAAGTGTTGAATAACTGTCTTCATCAATT CACAAATGATTCCGTCTTAGAGGAAATGAAGAAAGAATACAATCTAAAAGAAGCCGGAGAGGGCACTGTTAGACTCTAG
- the LOC123910931 gene encoding ultraviolet-B receptor UVR8-like, with protein MDSSNSHIIAWGSGEDGQLGIGTNEDKEWVCTVKALPSQRVRSVVAGSRNSLAICHDGKLFTWGWNQRGTLGHPAETKTENIPSQVKALSHVHIVQAAIGGWHCLAVDDHGRAYAWGGNEYGQCGEEPERKDDNGRPLRRDIVIPQPCAPKLSVRQVAAGGTHSVVLTREGHVWTWGQPWPPGDIKQISVPVRVQGLENIKLIAVGAFHNLALQEDGTLWAWGNNEYGQLGTGDTQPRAQPIHVQGLSGLNLVDIAAGGWHSTALTDDGEVYGWGRGEHGRLGFGDSDKSSKMLPQRVQLLAGEDIVQVSCGGTHSVALSRDGHIFSFGRGDHGRLGYGRKVTTGQPVEVPIEIPPPQNLNDGEAEGTWIAKLVACGGRHTLAIVEWKEDESKD; from the exons ATGGATTCCTCCAATTCCCATATCATTGCCTG gggatCAGGTGAAGATGGACAATTAGGAATTGGTACAAACGAAGATAAAGAATGGGTTTGTACTGTCAAAGCTCTTCCTTCTCAACGTGTTCGCTCTGTTGTTGCTGGTAGCAGAAACTCCCTCGCCATTTGTCATGATGGCAAG TTGTTTACTTGGGGTTGGAATCAAAGGGGAACACTTGGACACCCAGCTGAGACCAAGACTGAAAACATTCCTAGCCAAGTCAAAGCACTTTCCCATGTTCACATTGTTCag GCGGCTATTGGTGGGTGGCATTGTTTGGCTGTTGATGATCACGGCAGAGCTTATGCGTGGG GTGGAAATGAATATGGTCAGTGTGGTGAGGAACCCGAGCGCAAGGATGACAATGGTCGACCTTTGAGGAGAGATATAGTCATCCCTCAGCCTTGTGCTCCTAAGCTTTCTGTTCGACAG GTTGCTGCTGGAGGAACTCACTCAGTTGTACTTACACGTGAAGGGCATGTTTGGACATGGGGTCAGCCGTGGCCTCCTGGTGATAT TAAACAGATTTCAGTCCCAGTTCGGGTGCAAGGTCTTGAGAATATAAAGCTTATAGCAGTAGGTGCATTTCATAATTTAGCTCTCCAAGAAGATGGAACTTTGTGGGCATGGGGTAATAATGAGTATGGACAACTCGGAACTGGAGATACACAACCAAGAGCACAACCTATTCATGTGCAAGGGCTTTCTGGACTTAATTTG GTAGATATTGCAGCTGGTGGATGGCACTCTACTGCATTGACAGACGACGGAGAG GTATATGGCTGGGGAAGGGGAGAACATGGTAGGCTTGGATTTGGTGATAGTGATAAGAGCAGTAAAATGTTACCTCAGAGGGTTCAACTTTTAGCCGGCGAAGATATTGTTCAG GTGTCTTGTGGAGGTACTCATTCAGTTGCATTAAGTCGAGATGGTCACATATTCTCT TTTGGTAGAGGTGATCATGGACGTCTTGGATATGGGAGGAAAGTTACTACTGGTCAACCAGTCGAGGTACCTATAGAGATCCCTCCTCCACAGAATCTCAATGACGGCGAAGCCGAGGGAACTTGGATAGCCAAACTCGTCGCTTGTGGTGGCCGCCATACTTTGGCAATAGTAGAATGGAAAGAAGACGAATCTAAAGAttga